A single genomic interval of Roseofilum casamattae BLCC-M143 harbors:
- a CDS encoding sensor histidine kinase codes for MTGLNIQLEGALKLWEIHPEQSKDLVAQAKQMGSMALQETRQAVATLRTETLQQRQELSVTIAPLLQNFERTTGIIPQVNLDSLSLSPTISLTIYRILQELLTNICKYAEADRVQMTVEQMTEPSEPPQRYIKLAVEDNGVGFHPENNTTGFGLRGIQERAAAAGGYAEFISAPGQGCRVQVCLPLPEAVP; via the coding sequence TTGACTGGACTGAATATCCAACTGGAAGGGGCATTAAAGCTATGGGAAATTCATCCGGAACAATCTAAGGATTTAGTCGCGCAAGCCAAACAAATGGGGTCAATGGCACTCCAGGAAACCCGCCAAGCTGTAGCAACATTACGAACGGAAACTCTTCAGCAGCGGCAAGAGTTATCAGTCACGATCGCGCCTCTCCTGCAAAATTTTGAACGCACAACTGGCATTATTCCTCAAGTTAACTTAGATTCTCTATCACTCTCGCCAACAATTTCGCTGACCATCTATCGTATTTTACAAGAGCTGCTCACGAATATTTGTAAGTATGCAGAAGCAGACCGGGTGCAAATGACCGTCGAGCAGATGACAGAACCCTCAGAACCTCCTCAACGTTATATCAAGCTCGCCGTAGAAGATAATGGAGTTGGCTTTCATCCGGAAAACAACACCACCGGATTTGGCTTGCGCGGCATTCAAGAACGGGCCGCAGCAGCAGGCGGCTATGCCGAATTCATCAGCGCGCCAGGACAAGGCTGTCGGGTGCAAGTGTGTTTGCCATTACCAGAGGCAGTGCCTTGA
- a CDS encoding transposase has product RTQRDYGQQMKYLVDECFPGAEKIILVQDNLNTHVKASLYKAFEPDEAQRILSKLEFHYTPKHGSWLNMAEIELSVLNRQCLNRRIAKKDILKKEIAAWEKQRNQTGSVMDWQFTTEEARIKLKHLYPLIKH; this is encoded by the coding sequence CGCACTCAAAGAGATTATGGTCAACAAATGAAGTATCTCGTTGACGAATGTTTTCCTGGTGCTGAAAAAATAATTCTGGTACAGGATAACTTGAATACCCATGTGAAAGCCTCATTATATAAGGCTTTTGAACCGGATGAAGCTCAACGTATTCTGAGCAAATTAGAATTTCACTATACTCCAAAACATGGCAGTTGGTTAAATATGGCAGAAATTGAATTAAGTGTTTTAAACCGACAATGTCTGAATCGACGTATTGCCAAAAAAGATATATTGAAGAAGGAAATAGCGGCTTGGGAGAAACAGAGAAATCAAACTGGCTCAGTCATGGATTGGCAATTTACCACTGAAGAAGCTCGGATTAAGTTAAAGCATTTATATCCGTTAATAAAGCATTGA